The genomic region CGTGGAGATGCGCCTGCAGCCCTCGGTGGTGGACGGGCGCGACATCCGCAAGTTCATTCCGGCCTCGGGCTGGCCCTACGTGCAGCGGCTGGGCACCGTGAAGCTGAAAGGGCAGTTTCTGGGCTTCTATAACGACTTTGTGGCTAACGGCTCGTTTCAGACGGCGCTGGGCTCGGTGGTGTCCGACGTAAACCTGAAGTTCAAAGACGACCCGCGTTTTTCGTCTTATGAAGGCGACATCCGCACCACGGGCTTTCAGCTGGGCAAGCTGCTGGGGCAGGAAAACGTGGTGCGCGACGTGACCTTCAGCGGCCGGGTGGAAGGCGTGGGCTTCACGCCCGAAGGCGCCCGCCTCACGGCCAACGCCACGGTGCAGAGCATCTGGCTGAACGGCTACCGCTACCGCAACATCACCACCAACGGCCGCTTCAGCCGGGAGTCGTTTACGGGCAAGATTGCCGCCAACGACCCCAACCTGCAGTTCGATGCCGACGGCAGCATCGACCTTAACCGGCAGCGCCAGGCCTTCGACCTGCGGGCCCGCGTGCGCCGCGCCGACCTGCGCGCTCTGGGCCTGACCAACCAAAGCGTGGTGGTGGCCACCACCGCCGACGTGAAGTTCCGCGGCCTGCGCCTCGACGATTTGATCGGGCGGATTCAACTGCGCAACTCGCGGGTGGGCTACGCCGGCCGCACCGTGGCCGTGGATACGCTGGACGTGGTGAGTGAGAAAACCGCCGGCCAGCGCCGGCTGGCGGTCCGCTCGGAGGCGCTCAACCTGACGGCCACCGGCAACTTTGACTTCACGGAGGTCATCCGGAGCACTGAGGTGCTGCTGACCGAGTACCGCCTCAACTTCGAGAGCAACGACGCCGCCATTGCCGACTACTACCGCCGCAAGCGCCAGCGCGCTATTCCGGAGTACGCCATCGACCTGGATCTGTACCTGAAGAAGCCGAATCCGCTGCTGCGCCTGTTTATGCCGGGCCTGCAGGTGGCCAACTATTCGCGCATCGACGGCTCGTTCCGCAACGGGCAGACCTCGATTCTGCAGCTCGGCGGCAGCTTCGACACGCTGACGGTGGACAGCGTGCGTACGTATCGCACGGCCTTTGAATTCAACACCTCCAAGCTGCCCTACCGGCCCGAGGTGCTGGCCCAGGCCAACGTAACGTCGGAGCGGCAGGTTCTGCCGGGGCTGGGCCGTACCGAGGGCTTCTACGTGGAAGGCGTCTGGGACCAGGAACGCATCAACTTCTCCACGGCCTTGGTCCAGACCAACACCACCAACAAAGCCCAGATCAACGGCGCACTCAGCTTCCTGCCTGATGCCGTGAAGGTGGTGTTCCGCCAGTCGGGCGTAAATTTGCTGGGCAAGGACTGGACGATTGCGCAGGACAACTCGGTCATCATCTCCAAGCAGGGCAAAGAGTTTGATATTCAGAACCTGAGCCTCAGCAACGGCGCCCAGAGCGTGAGTGCGCAGGGCTTCATCTCGCAGAATCCGGCCAAGCAGCTCAAGCTGACGGTGCGCGATTTGGAGCTGGCCACGCTCACGGCCCTGACCTCGCAGAACATGACGGGCCGCGTGAATGCCGAAGGCACCGTGAGCGGCGTGTACGGCCCGCTGGCCATCAGCTCCACGCTCACCGTCGACTCGCTGGCGCTGGATAAGGTGCTGATTGGCAACGTGGCGGGCAAAAGCAACTGGGACAACCGCGCCAAGCAGGCCCTCGTGGACCTGGACGTGCTGCGCGACGGCAGCCGCGTGGTGCGCGTGGCGGGCAGCATTGCGCCCTCGCGCGAGAACGAGCAGCTCAACCTCACCGCCACCCTCGATAAAGCGCCCATAAAGCTGGCCGAGCCGTTTCTAAAAACGCTGTTTAAAGATATCGGCGGCACGGCCGTGGGCACGCTGCGGCTGGCGGGGCGCTTCAGCCAGCCCCACCTTACGGGCACCCTCGACGTGAGCGACGGGCAGCTGACGTTCATCTACCTGGGCACCACCTACACCTTCGCCGACCGAATCCGGTTCACCGACGACCGGATTGTGCTGCGCGACATCCGGATGAAGGACCCGCTGGGCAACACCGGCGTTATCACAGGCGACATTTTCCACGACGGCTTTCAGAACATGCGGCTGGCGCTGGAGGCCTCGTTCCGTAAGCTTCTGGTGCTCAACACCACCCGCAAAGACAACGAGCTGTACTTTGGCACGGCCTACGCCACCGGCTCGGCCCGCGTAAATGGGCCCGCCAACAACCTGGTGGTGAACGTGCAGGCCAAATCGGAGCCCGGCACGCGCCTCTCGCTGCCGCTCGACAATGCTGCCCGCGCCGAAAAAGCCAGCTACATCCGCTTCGTCAACCGCAACCTCACCGACACGGCCCGCACGCCCATTCCCATTGGGGCGCAGGAGAAAGTCGATTTGTCGGGTATCCGGCTGAACATGAACCTGGAGGTGACGCCCGACGCCTACGTGGAGATTCTGCTGGACGAAAGCACCGGCGACGTAATCCGCGGGACGGCTGCCGGGCGGCTGCGCCTCAACATCGACACCCGCGGCGACTTCAATATGTTCGGGCAGATTGAAATTGTGCGCGGGGCCTACAATTTCACGCTGCAGGGCCTAGTGAACAAGGAGTTTGTGGTGCGGCCCGGCGGCACCATTGCCTGGAACGGCGACCCGCTGGCTGGCGAGATGAACGTGACGGCCGCCTACACCCAGCGCACTTCCTTGGCCCCCATTCTGGCTACCAACAACGCCGTGGTGCCCGTAACGGCCGTTATGAACCTGACCGGACCGCTGCTGCTGCCCGTCATCAAGCTCAACCTGGAGTTCAACGATATTCCGTCGTCGCTGGAAAGCGACCTGGTGCCGTTCCTGTCGTCGTTGCGCAACGACGAGCAGGAGCTGAGCCGGCAGGTGTTCAGCCTGGTGGTGTTCCGGCAGCTGGCGCCCGCCTCTTCGCTGTCGTCGATTACCTCGTTTCAGGGCCAGAATAACGCTCTGGGCAACAGCCTGGGCCAGATTATCAGCACCCAGCTGGGCGCCCTCACCTCGCAGCTCGACCCCAACCTGGAAATCAGCTTCAACTTCAACGGCATTTCGGCCGAGCAGCTGCAGGCCCTGCAGGTGCGCCTGAGCTACTCGTTCCTGAACGGACGGCTGCGCGTGACGCGGGAAGGCGGCTTCAACAACGGCGTGGTAACCGACGCCAACACCGGCACTACCACCACCGTGGGCAACAACTCGTCCATCCTCGGCGACCTGACGCTGGAATACTACCTGCGCGCCGACGGCAAGTTCCGGGCAAAGCTGCGCTACGAAACCACCCCGCGTGACCTGAGCGCCCTGAGCAACGGCCAGAACCAAGCCCGGGCCGGCGTCTCGCTGCTGCACACCGAGCAGTTCGACTCGCTCACGGAGCTGTTTGCCCGCAAACACCTTACGCGCAAGCAGCAGAACGCCCGCAAAGCGCGCGAAGTCCTCAACGTGGACGACGATCCGCGGACGAGTATCTAATTGCCGGATTCCAAGGCAGGCGCACAAGCCCTTACG from Hymenobacter canadensis harbors:
- a CDS encoding translocation/assembly module TamB domain-containing protein, whose protein sequence is MPRFVSILLKVLLGLVLVVVLAVVGALVALRVPSVQTRLAQKAAQMLTDKLGQRVTVGRVDIRPFSRVLLEGIRVLDRRGDELFSVGRADADITLFSVLSPDRLHVGKLTLEEPRFALVTYKDRPDTTNLSEFLAAIKRLVGPSDTTKVSKPFDFKIEAISLRNGRFILERQDKAREPYYGRSMDYGHMRVDSIYGDFSRIWLRGDTIHSQIDGLRAVDLPSKTRLRELTANMTYAGKFWEFGGLNLRVGNSQLHNYLRFEYPRFLAFTSFNDSVRVVARLQPSRIYSDDIALFAPQPFMRELKETVLLSGEAKGYVRNFTTKNLDITYGRNTRVVGNINVEGLPNLKESFVEMRLQPSVVDGRDIRKFIPASGWPYVQRLGTVKLKGQFLGFYNDFVANGSFQTALGSVVSDVNLKFKDDPRFSSYEGDIRTTGFQLGKLLGQENVVRDVTFSGRVEGVGFTPEGARLTANATVQSIWLNGYRYRNITTNGRFSRESFTGKIAANDPNLQFDADGSIDLNRQRQAFDLRARVRRADLRALGLTNQSVVVATTADVKFRGLRLDDLIGRIQLRNSRVGYAGRTVAVDTLDVVSEKTAGQRRLAVRSEALNLTATGNFDFTEVIRSTEVLLTEYRLNFESNDAAIADYYRRKRQRAIPEYAIDLDLYLKKPNPLLRLFMPGLQVANYSRIDGSFRNGQTSILQLGGSFDTLTVDSVRTYRTAFEFNTSKLPYRPEVLAQANVTSERQVLPGLGRTEGFYVEGVWDQERINFSTALVQTNTTNKAQINGALSFLPDAVKVVFRQSGVNLLGKDWTIAQDNSVIISKQGKEFDIQNLSLSNGAQSVSAQGFISQNPAKQLKLTVRDLELATLTALTSQNMTGRVNAEGTVSGVYGPLAISSTLTVDSLALDKVLIGNVAGKSNWDNRAKQALVDLDVLRDGSRVVRVAGSIAPSRENEQLNLTATLDKAPIKLAEPFLKTLFKDIGGTAVGTLRLAGRFSQPHLTGTLDVSDGQLTFIYLGTTYTFADRIRFTDDRIVLRDIRMKDPLGNTGVITGDIFHDGFQNMRLALEASFRKLLVLNTTRKDNELYFGTAYATGSARVNGPANNLVVNVQAKSEPGTRLSLPLDNAARAEKASYIRFVNRNLTDTARTPIPIGAQEKVDLSGIRLNMNLEVTPDAYVEILLDESTGDVIRGTAAGRLRLNIDTRGDFNMFGQIEIVRGAYNFTLQGLVNKEFVVRPGGTIAWNGDPLAGEMNVTAAYTQRTSLAPILATNNAVVPVTAVMNLTGPLLLPVIKLNLEFNDIPSSLESDLVPFLSSLRNDEQELSRQVFSLVVFRQLAPASSLSSITSFQGQNNALGNSLGQIISTQLGALTSQLDPNLEISFNFNGISAEQLQALQVRLSYSFLNGRLRVTREGGFNNGVVTDANTGTTTTVGNNSSILGDLTLEYYLRADGKFRAKLRYETTPRDLSALSNGQNQARAGVSLLHTEQFDSLTELFARKHLTRKQQNARKAREVLNVDDDPRTSI